GTATCATAAGCTCAGGTAAAAGATTTTCTGATCCAGTATTGAAACAAAATATAGCAGGATTAGAATTTGCTAATCCATTAGGTATGGCTGCTGGCTATGATAAAAACGCTGACGTACCAACCGCATTGTTAGCACTAGGATTTGGTTTCACTGAAGTTGGAACTCTAACACCAAAAGCACAAAAAGGAAACGAAAAACCACGTTTATTTAGATTAATAGAAGATGAAGCAATAATAAATAGACTGGGCTTTAATAATGATGGTTATAATGCAGCGCTTCGCAAGTTAAGATCTTATAAAAAAGCTGGAATAATTGGAGTTAATCTAGGGGCTAATAAAAATTCACAAGATCGTATAGCTGATTATACTTTAGGTATATCAAAATTTTATAAAGTAGCAAGTTACTTCACGATAAATATTTCATCACCTAATACTCCAGGATTAAGAGATCTGCAATTAGGAAAAAATTTAAATAAATTAATAACGGCCACAACAGAGATAAGAAAAGAAGAACAGGAATGTCATGGGGTATATCGTCCTTTATTCTTAAAAATATCACCCGATTTAACCGAAGAAGACATGGATGATATAGCTCATGCTACTTTAAATTCCTCTTTAGATGGTTTAATAATATCTAATACAACTTTATCTAGAGATAGCTTGATAAGTAATAATAAAGAAGAACAAGGTGGTTTATCTGGGGCGCCGCTATTTGAAAGATCTACAGCAATGTTAGCTAAAATGCGTTTACGCTTAGGAGCAGATGTACCTTTAATAGCTTCAGGTGGTATAGATAGCGCAACAAAAGCAATGACAAAAATAAGAGCCGGTGCAGATTTATTGCAATTATATACTGCTTTGATATATAAAGGTCCTAATTTACCTAATCAAATTTTAAAAGAATTAGCGCAAATGATACGACAAGA
The Bartonella sp. DGB1 genome window above contains:
- a CDS encoding quinone-dependent dihydroorotate dehydrogenase is translated as MNFFSSIGRSALFMFEPEKAHMLSIAALKYGIISSGKRFSDPVLKQNIAGLEFANPLGMAAGYDKNADVPTALLALGFGFTEVGTLTPKAQKGNEKPRLFRLIEDEAIINRLGFNNDGYNAALRKLRSYKKAGIIGVNLGANKNSQDRIADYTLGISKFYKVASYFTINISSPNTPGLRDLQLGKNLNKLITATTEIRKEEQECHGVYRPLFLKISPDLTEEDMDDIAHATLNSSLDGLIISNTTLSRDSLISNNKEEQGGLSGAPLFERSTAMLAKMRLRLGADVPLIASGGIDSATKAMTKIRAGADLLQLYTALIYKGPNLPNQILKELAQMIRQEGAFQIRKLRDLDTDLWASRKF